One window of the Dendropsophus ebraccatus isolate aDenEbr1 chromosome 12, aDenEbr1.pat, whole genome shotgun sequence genome contains the following:
- the LOC138769264 gene encoding fish-egg lectin-like, with translation MIQILGLLFLCAGAAADLQCTVIPGKLRQIDAGADEVYGVNDDDSIYQWVDQNWKLLPGKLIHVSVGPAGVWGVNRGNTIYKFQDGNWVAVNGALKQIDAGGNKFVSGVNSGDGIYCLNQDQTLSRSSVLSYNQLDGSLKYFSCGPYGCWGVNSNNDIWYRHGVQPTSCRGSRWQQIDGKLIMIEVGTDGSVYGVNSNGDAYKREGILASNPIGTSWTRLDFCVSFRHVSYDQGNLWLLTQNGEIYKCKVNGAVVPTL, from the exons ATGATCCAGATCCTTGGTCTCTTATTCCTGTGCGCAGGAGCTGCTGCAG ATCTGCAGTGCACTGTAATACCTGGGAAACTGAGGCAAATAGATGCAGGAGCCGATGAGGTGTATGGTGTGAATGATGATGACAGCATCTACCAATGGGTGGACCAAAACTGGAAGCTGCTCCCTGGAAAGCTGATCCATGTGTCGGTGGGTCCAGCCGGTGTCTGGGGAGTCAACAGGGGGAATACTATCTACAAATTCCAAGATGGCAACTGGGTGGCTGTTAATG GTGCTCTGAAACAAATAGACGCTGGTGGAAACAAATTTGTATCTGGAGTCAATTCAGGGGACGGTATTTACTGCCTGAACCAGGATCAAACACTTTCCAGATCTTCAGTCTTGTCCTATAACCAACTAGATGGGAGTCTGAAGTACTTTAGCTGTGGCCCTTATGGGTGCTGGGGTGTCAACTCCAACAATGATATATGGTACCGCCATGGTGTGCAGCCCACCTCCTGCAGGGGAAGTCGGTGGCAGCAGATAGACGGTAAATTGATCATGATAGAGGTCGGCACGGATGGTTCTGTCTATGGTGTGAACTCCAACGGAGATGCATATAAAAG GGAAGGGATCTTGGCTAGCAATCCCATTGGAACCTCTTGGACTCGTCTGGATTTCTGTGTCAGTTTCAGACATGTATCCTATGATCAGGGAAACCTGTGGCTTCTCACTCAGAATGGAGAAATCTATAAATGCAAAGTCAATGGTGCCGTTGTCCCAACCTTGTGA